The following proteins are encoded in a genomic region of Nocardioides renjunii:
- a CDS encoding polyprenol monophosphomannose synthase, with amino-acid sequence MGVEGLGRCVMVVPTYNESENLEWIVGRLRTAQPGVDVMVVDDNSPDGTGAIADRLAAEDEAVSVVHRTEKAGLGAAYLHGFDVALRAGYDVIGEMDADGSHQPEQLQRLLDALRTADLVIGSRYVPGGSVVNWPLQRLLLSRGGNLYVRLLLGMRVKDATAGYRLFRRSTLEAIDLGSVRSTGYVFQTDLAYRTVSRGLRLVEVPIDFVERERGDSKMSGQVASESLRKITSWGLSERRARLTRHKVRA; translated from the coding sequence GTGGGAGTCGAAGGTCTCGGGCGGTGCGTGATGGTCGTCCCCACCTACAACGAGTCCGAGAACCTCGAGTGGATCGTGGGCCGGCTCCGCACGGCGCAGCCGGGGGTCGACGTGATGGTCGTCGACGACAACAGCCCCGACGGCACCGGGGCGATCGCCGACCGCCTGGCCGCCGAGGACGAGGCGGTCTCGGTGGTGCACCGCACGGAGAAGGCGGGCCTGGGTGCGGCCTACCTCCACGGCTTCGACGTCGCGCTGAGGGCCGGCTACGACGTCATCGGGGAGATGGACGCCGACGGCTCCCACCAGCCCGAGCAGCTCCAGCGCCTCCTCGACGCCCTGCGCACCGCCGACCTCGTCATCGGCTCGCGCTACGTCCCCGGCGGCTCGGTGGTCAACTGGCCGCTGCAGCGCCTGCTGCTCTCGCGCGGGGGCAACCTCTACGTCCGGCTGCTGCTCGGGATGCGGGTCAAGGACGCCACCGCCGGCTACCGGCTGTTCCGCCGGAGCACGCTCGAGGCGATCGACCTTGGATCGGTGCGGTCTACTGGGTACGTGTTCCAGACCGATCTCGCCTACCGCACGGTGAGCCGCGGCCTGCGCCTCGTCGAGGTGCCGATCGACTTCGTCGAGCGCGAGCGGGGCGACTCCAAGATGAGCGGCCAGGTCGCGAGCGAGTCGCTGCGCAAGATCACCAGCTGGGGGCTGTCCGAGCGACGTGCCCGGCTCACGCGCCACAAGGTGCGGGCATGA